One Brevibacillus choshinensis genomic window carries:
- the proV gene encoding glycine betaine/L-proline ABC transporter ATP-binding protein ProV has protein sequence MPKIKVENLTKIFGRQPQRALPFVKQGKAKAEILKETGLTLGVNQASFEVHAGEIFVIMGLSGSGKSTLVRLLNRLIEPTEGKILIDGTDIVSMNTEQLQEVRRKKLGMVFQKFALFPHRTVLDNAAYGLEIQNVPKTEREQKAKDALALVGLSGWEQSYPDQLSGGMQQRVGLARAMANDPDVLLMDEAFSALDPLIRKDMQDELLELQSSMQRTIIFITHDLDEALKIGDRIALMKDGAIVQIGTPEEIMTNPANEYVERFVEDVDRSKVLSAEHVMKRAETITLDKGPRVALQMMRDRGVSSLYVVDRKKTLLGVLTADAVNDAKLTGKSLEEVLRTEVPKVGPQTLLNELFDLVAFSDIPVAVTGEQERLLGVIVKGAVLGGLAGKVNQESAPPTEEEGQVNA, from the coding sequence ATGCCCAAAATTAAAGTAGAAAACTTGACGAAGATCTTTGGACGCCAGCCTCAGCGAGCATTACCTTTTGTAAAACAGGGGAAGGCCAAGGCTGAAATTTTGAAAGAAACCGGTCTGACTCTCGGGGTGAACCAAGCGAGCTTTGAAGTGCACGCTGGTGAGATTTTCGTAATCATGGGGCTCTCGGGTAGCGGGAAGTCCACGCTGGTCCGATTGCTGAATCGATTGATCGAGCCGACGGAGGGCAAGATTCTCATTGACGGTACAGATATCGTCAGCATGAATACAGAGCAGCTTCAAGAGGTGCGACGCAAGAAGCTGGGAATGGTCTTTCAGAAATTCGCGCTCTTTCCGCATCGAACGGTCCTGGATAATGCCGCTTATGGATTGGAAATACAGAATGTACCGAAGACTGAACGGGAACAGAAAGCCAAGGATGCACTCGCGCTTGTCGGTCTGTCCGGATGGGAGCAGAGCTATCCCGATCAGCTCAGCGGCGGGATGCAGCAGCGTGTCGGTCTGGCTCGCGCCATGGCCAACGATCCCGATGTGCTGCTGATGGACGAGGCATTCAGTGCGCTCGATCCGCTGATTCGCAAAGACATGCAGGATGAGCTGCTGGAATTGCAGAGCTCGATGCAGCGTACCATCATCTTTATTACGCATGATCTGGATGAAGCGCTGAAGATCGGGGATCGGATCGCCTTGATGAAGGACGGTGCGATCGTGCAGATCGGCACACCGGAAGAAATCATGACGAACCCGGCGAACGAGTACGTCGAGAGATTCGTGGAAGACGTGGATCGCTCGAAGGTCTTGTCCGCGGAGCACGTCATGAAGCGGGCGGAGACGATCACACTGGACAAAGGTCCGCGGGTCGCTCTCCAAATGATGAGAGATCGCGGTGTCTCCAGCCTGTACGTCGTCGACAGGAAAAAGACGCTGCTCGGCGTGCTGACGGCGGATGCTGTCAATGACGCCAAGCTGACTGGCAAATCGCTGGAGGAAGTGCTGCGCACAGAAGTGCCAAAGGTAGGTCCGCAGACGCTCCTCAATGAGCTGTTTGACCTTGTGGCGTTTTCCGATATCCCGGTTGCGGTCACAGGTGAACAAGAGCGCTTGCTGGGCGTGATTGTAAAAGGTGCCGTGCTGGGTGGTCTGGCAGGAAAAGTGAATCAGGAAAGTGCGCCGCCGACTGAAGAGGAAGGGCAGGTGAATGCGTAA
- a CDS encoding cysteine hydrolase family protein: protein MNRTTALLVIDVQTGIVEGTSDQQPVYQKESLLQTIQALIDRARRRSIPVLYVQDVDVKAAGEEAFAIHPALQPAPDEPVILKKATDSFHGTDLHDQLQALGIDHLVIVGCKTEYCVDSACRKATTLGYDVTLVHDGHSTTGNAALRAEQIIAHHNTCLHGLSNLDPFIIVRPAKEDVFVPIHDSYR, encoded by the coding sequence ATGAATCGCACTACCGCTCTGCTCGTCATTGATGTTCAGACAGGAATCGTCGAAGGCACTTCGGATCAGCAGCCCGTTTACCAAAAAGAATCGCTGCTCCAAACCATCCAGGCTTTGATTGACCGGGCCCGCAGAAGGTCCATCCCCGTCTTGTACGTACAGGATGTGGACGTTAAAGCAGCAGGAGAAGAGGCTTTCGCGATTCACCCTGCCCTTCAGCCTGCTCCAGATGAACCCGTCATCCTGAAAAAAGCAACGGATTCCTTTCACGGCACCGACTTGCACGATCAGCTGCAGGCTTTGGGGATCGACCATCTCGTGATCGTCGGCTGCAAGACGGAATATTGCGTGGACAGCGCCTGCCGCAAAGCTACCACCCTCGGCTATGACGTCACGCTGGTTCATGACGGTCATTCGACGACAGGCAATGCCGCCCTTCGTGCCGAGCAAATCATCGCTCATCACAACACATGCCTGCACGGACTTAGCAATCTAGATCCATTCATCATCGTACGTCCTGCCAAGGAAGATGTTTTTGTACCCATCCATGATTCGTACAGGTAA
- a CDS encoding helix-turn-helix domain-containing protein — MSKVQFTASEKLAILLEIDSGQIGVMAAAKTYGISKTTVVKWRRRYEVYGYKGLEIQSYNRTYSVELKLQAVQDYLTGHYSQYEIIDKYKIASRTQLKNWVDKYNGHSSLKSYNEGAKAMTKGRATTWQERIDIVHYCLAHKHDYQETASQYQVSYQQVYQWVKKYEDGGLDALQDRRGRKKPVEELTETEQEKMAMKKLEYENERLRAEIAFLKKLQEFQRRRV, encoded by the coding sequence ATGTCTAAAGTACAATTTACTGCGTCAGAAAAACTGGCCATCCTTCTGGAGATCGATAGCGGTCAGATTGGTGTTATGGCTGCTGCTAAAACATACGGTATTAGCAAAACAACCGTAGTGAAATGGCGACGGCGATATGAGGTGTACGGATACAAAGGGTTAGAGATTCAATCTTACAATAGAACTTACTCGGTGGAGCTTAAGCTTCAAGCCGTTCAAGATTATCTAACCGGTCATTACTCCCAATATGAAATCATCGATAAATATAAAATCGCCAGCCGCACCCAACTCAAGAATTGGGTAGACAAGTATAATGGTCATAGCAGCTTAAAATCGTATAACGAAGGAGCAAAAGCTATGACGAAAGGTCGGGCTACAACATGGCAGGAGCGAATTGACATCGTTCACTACTGTCTTGCACATAAACATGACTATCAGGAGACGGCGAGCCAGTATCAAGTGTCTTATCAACAAGTATACCAATGGGTCAAGAAATATGAGGATGGCGGGCTAGATGCCCTACAGGATCGTCGTGGTCGGAAGAAGCCTGTTGAAGAGCTAACTGAAACAGAGCAGGAAAAGATGGCGATGAAGAAGTTGGAGTATGAAAATGAGCGGCTTCGAGCGGAGATTGCTTTCTTAAAAAAGTTACAGGAATTCCAAAGGAGGCGAGTTTAA
- a CDS encoding ABC transporter permease, with protein MNQLFPKLPLDEWIEVIVDGLDKHLGFLFDFISTVIGGTVDLFNAILTGLPFWVVIILFTLLAYRAGRWTMALFTFIGLLLIQNLGYWEHSMETLALVLTAALISVVVGIPVGIWCAKNESVQKVVTPLLDFMQTMPAFVYLIPAIFFFGLGKVPGVIASVIFAMPPTIRLTNLGIRQVPADLIEASDAFGSTYWQKLTKVQLPIAKTTMMAGINQSIMLALSMVVIASMIGAKGLGADVYRAVTQINIGQGFEAGLAIVIMAILLDRITQGVGKRKNA; from the coding sequence ATGAATCAACTTTTTCCAAAGCTGCCTCTGGATGAATGGATAGAGGTCATTGTAGATGGACTGGATAAGCATTTGGGATTCCTGTTTGATTTCATTTCCACCGTGATTGGTGGAACGGTTGATCTGTTCAATGCGATTTTGACTGGGTTGCCGTTTTGGGTAGTGATTATCTTGTTCACGCTGCTTGCCTATCGGGCAGGAAGATGGACGATGGCTCTTTTTACCTTCATTGGATTATTGCTGATTCAAAATCTGGGGTACTGGGAGCATTCCATGGAGACCCTTGCGTTGGTGCTGACCGCGGCTTTGATTTCTGTGGTCGTCGGGATTCCGGTGGGGATCTGGTGCGCCAAGAACGAATCCGTGCAGAAGGTCGTCACGCCGCTGCTTGACTTCATGCAGACCATGCCGGCGTTTGTGTATCTGATTCCAGCCATCTTTTTCTTCGGGCTGGGGAAAGTGCCGGGGGTGATCGCCTCTGTCATCTTCGCGATGCCGCCGACGATCCGCCTGACCAATCTGGGGATTCGCCAAGTCCCTGCTGATTTGATTGAGGCTTCCGATGCTTTCGGATCGACCTACTGGCAAAAGCTGACCAAAGTACAGCTGCCGATTGCGAAAACCACGATGATGGCGGGAATCAACCAGAGTATCATGCTGGCCCTGTCCATGGTCGTGATCGCCTCGATGATTGGGGCGAAAGGGCTTGGGGCGGACGTCTATCGTGCCGTCACCCAGATCAATATCGGGCAAGGCTTTGAGGCTGGTCTCGCGATTGTGATCATGGCGATATTGCTGGATCGCATCACTCAAGGTGTAGGAAAGAGAAAAAACGCGTAG
- a CDS encoding YwbE family protein, translating into MNGKNRKDITAGLEVDIVLKQDQRTGKRTRGIVKDILTNSSTHPHGIKVRLTDGQVGRVQEIYKKGE; encoded by the coding sequence ATGAATGGGAAAAACCGAAAAGACATCACGGCAGGGCTGGAAGTCGACATTGTCTTGAAGCAGGATCAGCGCACCGGGAAGCGGACTCGTGGCATCGTCAAAGATATTTTAACCAATTCCAGCACACATCCTCACGGCATCAAAGTGCGTTTGACGGACGGACAGGTAGGGAGAGTGCAGGAGATTTACAAAAAAGGCGAGTAG
- a CDS encoding response regulator transcription factor, whose product MAHILLAEDEPVLRMLISDTLEDEGHQLDIACDGEEALQKIKLHEYDLIVLDYMMPKLTGYEVLVHMKRLSDKRNGKVMILSAKSQHTEQEKMRAAGADAFIPKPFSPMELVRVVEDMLA is encoded by the coding sequence ATGGCACACATTTTACTTGCTGAAGACGAGCCTGTGCTGCGCATGCTGATCAGCGATACATTGGAAGATGAAGGGCATCAGCTCGATATCGCCTGCGATGGGGAAGAAGCCTTGCAAAAAATTAAGCTGCACGAGTATGACCTGATCGTGCTGGATTACATGATGCCCAAGCTGACGGGCTACGAAGTATTGGTTCACATGAAACGGCTCTCGGACAAAAGGAATGGCAAAGTCATGATCCTCTCTGCGAAAAGCCAGCATACCGAGCAGGAAAAGATGCGTGCGGCAGGTGCCGATGCCTTCATTCCCAAGCCGTTTAGCCCCATGGAGCTGGTGCGGGTCGTGGAGGACATGCTTGCATGA
- a CDS encoding response regulator, with protein MTKYRDALLANIHKQLEVWFDLDGPLSHEELYRFLHSLKGTSGTIGLTDMSLLSQTLLDKLEAMPPKEWQPNEWREFLLAFISLCYEHRSQQELNLEDLGQTREKSYENQPLVLILDDDVTLLMYVKEYLEKRNWSVIATVHPHKALDYFHDMKPDCLILDLNIPETGGFQVMQTLSEKIRKQYVPTTVISVDCTRDTRLRAYRLGADDVMCKPLDMEELAVRLERQLYRKHWMNRILFLDELTGAYNRNSLLDTYQRLLGEARRSDAPLSLAFLDIDHFKKVNDTYGHLVGDDVLSRFASFIQSSADKHDILFRYGGEEFLLLMPKASAKEARLRMQQMLDAFCRLTFDSASGPFSLSFSAGVVQVTDGEKPFPYWLEVADNSLYRAKNLGRCRIEEAVLSEKAESPQIKLKVAIIDDDALIRTVLAESVKDSFDGWIHADIQEFRDGESFFQNDWHRGPEPYLVILDGIMPIMDGLEVLQRIRALPNTKRYTVIMLTGRTEEHDIVGALQLGADDYMTKPFSTKELEARIRRLVKRMV; from the coding sequence ATGACGAAGTATCGAGATGCACTTTTGGCCAATATTCACAAGCAGTTAGAGGTGTGGTTCGATCTCGACGGACCACTCTCCCATGAAGAATTATACCGCTTTCTCCATTCCTTGAAAGGAACCTCGGGTACGATTGGACTTACCGACATGTCGCTTCTGTCCCAAACCCTCCTGGATAAGCTGGAAGCGATGCCGCCTAAAGAATGGCAACCGAATGAATGGCGTGAATTTTTGCTTGCATTCATTTCACTTTGCTATGAGCATCGTTCGCAGCAAGAGCTGAACCTGGAGGATCTCGGACAGACCCGGGAAAAAAGCTATGAAAACCAGCCGCTCGTCCTGATCCTGGATGATGATGTCACACTCTTGATGTATGTAAAGGAATATTTGGAGAAGCGCAACTGGTCGGTCATTGCGACCGTCCATCCGCACAAGGCGCTGGATTACTTTCATGACATGAAACCGGACTGTCTCATCCTGGATCTAAATATACCGGAGACAGGCGGCTTCCAGGTGATGCAGACGCTCAGTGAAAAAATCAGGAAGCAATACGTCCCCACGACCGTGATCAGTGTAGACTGCACCCGGGACACTCGCCTTCGTGCCTATCGCTTGGGGGCTGATGACGTCATGTGCAAGCCTCTCGATATGGAAGAGCTCGCTGTGCGACTGGAACGTCAATTATACCGCAAACACTGGATGAACCGAATCCTGTTTCTGGATGAGCTGACAGGCGCGTACAATCGAAACTCCCTGCTGGACACGTATCAACGGCTGCTCGGTGAAGCAAGGAGGTCCGATGCTCCCCTCTCGCTCGCCTTCCTGGATATCGATCATTTCAAGAAAGTCAATGATACATACGGCCATCTGGTCGGTGATGATGTTCTGAGTAGATTCGCCTCTTTTATCCAGAGCAGCGCAGACAAGCACGACATCCTGTTCCGCTACGGCGGAGAAGAGTTTCTTTTGCTGATGCCAAAGGCGAGTGCAAAAGAAGCCAGGCTGCGGATGCAGCAGATGCTGGACGCTTTTTGCAGGCTGACATTCGATTCCGCCAGCGGACCGTTTTCCTTGAGCTTTTCTGCGGGCGTGGTACAGGTCACAGACGGCGAAAAACCATTTCCGTATTGGCTGGAAGTTGCCGATAACTCTCTGTATAGAGCCAAAAACCTGGGCCGGTGCCGGATTGAGGAAGCCGTGCTCTCCGAAAAGGCAGAATCGCCGCAAATCAAGCTCAAGGTGGCCATCATCGATGACGATGCGTTGATCCGAACGGTGCTGGCAGAATCCGTGAAGGATAGCTTTGACGGCTGGATTCACGCGGATATTCAAGAGTTTCGCGATGGAGAATCTTTCTTTCAGAATGACTGGCATCGCGGTCCAGAGCCTTATCTCGTGATTTTGGATGGCATCATGCCCATCATGGACGGTTTGGAGGTGCTGCAGCGAATTCGAGCTCTGCCCAATACCAAGCGCTATACCGTCATCATGCTGACAGGGCGCACCGAGGAGCACGACATCGTAGGTGCCCTGCAGCTGGGGGCGGATGATTATATGACCAAGCCATTCAGTACCAAAGAGTTGGAGGCAAGAATCAGGCGCCTGGTGAAACGAATGGTTTAA
- a CDS encoding glycine betaine ABC transporter substrate-binding protein: MKKGTTIKGLAVVLGLSMLMAGCGSNNAPQEGNQPAGNTEAAQGSVGEQVDHKIIGIDPGAGLMKATDKAMKEYGLSDWELVEGSSAAMTAELTQAYKEKKPIIVTGWTPHWMFSKFEMKYLEDPKGAYGKDEQIHTIVRKGLKEDQPSAYAFLDKFEWKPADMEKVMLDIADGKKPEEAAADWVKNNEETVNKWVEGIQPAEGKKLTLAYVAWDSEIASTNVVKTVLEQKLKYQVELSQVEAGPMWVGVSNGDVDGMVAAWLPTTHEDYFKKLGANVEDLGPNLNGTKLGLAVPTYMNITSIEDLKK, from the coding sequence ATGAAAAAAGGAACAACGATCAAGGGGTTAGCTGTCGTATTGGGACTGAGCATGCTGATGGCAGGATGCGGGAGCAATAACGCGCCGCAGGAAGGCAATCAGCCTGCAGGCAACACCGAGGCTGCTCAAGGCAGCGTAGGAGAACAGGTCGACCACAAGATCATCGGGATTGACCCCGGTGCCGGATTGATGAAAGCAACCGACAAAGCGATGAAAGAATACGGACTCAGTGACTGGGAACTGGTCGAAGGCTCCAGTGCAGCGATGACTGCGGAGCTGACCCAAGCTTATAAAGAAAAGAAGCCGATCATCGTAACCGGCTGGACACCGCACTGGATGTTCTCCAAGTTTGAAATGAAGTACCTGGAAGATCCGAAGGGCGCGTACGGCAAGGACGAGCAAATTCACACCATCGTGCGCAAAGGCTTGAAAGAGGATCAGCCGAGTGCTTATGCCTTCCTCGACAAGTTCGAGTGGAAGCCGGCTGACATGGAAAAAGTGATGCTCGACATCGCGGATGGGAAAAAGCCGGAGGAAGCAGCGGCTGACTGGGTGAAAAACAATGAAGAGACGGTAAACAAGTGGGTAGAAGGAATCCAGCCTGCTGAAGGCAAAAAGCTGACGCTTGCCTATGTCGCGTGGGACTCTGAGATTGCCAGCACCAACGTCGTGAAAACCGTCCTGGAACAAAAGCTGAAATATCAAGTCGAGCTGAGCCAAGTGGAAGCAGGCCCGATGTGGGTCGGTGTATCCAACGGTGACGTCGACGGCATGGTGGCGGCTTGGCTGCCGACCACCCATGAAGACTACTTCAAAAAATTAGGCGCCAACGTAGAGGACCTCGGTCCGAACCTGAACGGAACCAAGCTGGGATTGGCGGTTCCGACCTATATGAACATTACCTCCATTGAAGATTTGAAGAAGTAA
- a CDS encoding IS3 family transposase: MHVYLAIQSIQQEGEFSLQLLCEIAGVPRSSYYKWRNHKPSLRELENRQLIQAMLLLHEQVGGIYGYRRLTLHLRRQTKLRINHKRMKRLMKMAGVQSVIRRKRKKYARSTPQHIAENLLNREFHAAAPNEKWVTDVTEFKYGSGKKAYLSAILDLHDNTVVSYAFGHSNNNALVIRTVKSALQTVRVNKPMLHSDRGFQYTSSRFKRLFGHEVVQSMSRVGRCIDNGPMEAFWGTLKCEKYYLNTYSTFEELEKDIKDYIYFYNNERLQAKLDGLSPMEFRTKAA; the protein is encoded by the coding sequence GTGCATGTTTATTTAGCAATCCAGTCCATTCAGCAGGAAGGAGAGTTTAGTCTACAGCTACTATGCGAAATTGCAGGGGTTCCACGGTCAAGTTATTACAAATGGCGTAACCACAAGCCTAGTTTGCGTGAACTGGAAAACCGACAACTGATTCAGGCTATGCTTTTACTCCATGAGCAGGTTGGGGGAATCTACGGGTATAGACGATTGACACTTCATTTACGCCGACAAACCAAACTGCGAATTAACCACAAGCGGATGAAACGCCTAATGAAGATGGCCGGTGTCCAATCGGTTATTCGTAGGAAGAGAAAGAAATATGCACGATCAACTCCTCAACATATTGCCGAGAATTTGTTAAACCGTGAGTTTCATGCAGCAGCACCAAACGAAAAGTGGGTAACGGATGTTACGGAATTCAAATACGGCAGTGGAAAGAAGGCCTATTTAAGCGCAATTCTGGATTTACATGACAACACGGTTGTCTCGTACGCTTTCGGTCATTCCAACAACAATGCCCTGGTAATTCGAACGGTGAAATCGGCCCTGCAAACGGTACGGGTAAACAAGCCTATGCTCCACAGTGATCGGGGTTTCCAGTATACCTCTTCGAGGTTCAAAAGATTGTTTGGGCACGAAGTGGTCCAGAGCATGTCCCGAGTTGGCAGGTGTATCGATAATGGTCCCATGGAAGCTTTCTGGGGAACACTGAAATGCGAGAAGTATTATTTGAATACATACAGTACCTTTGAGGAACTTGAAAAAGACATTAAGGACTACATTTATTTCTACAATAACGAACGATTACAGGCAAAATTAGACGGCCTCAGTCCCATGGAATTCAGGACCAAGGCCGCTTAA
- a CDS encoding ATP-binding protein yields MSELRQILRKSITRRFTAMMFMFLSMLIAGAAIVLYMNYTAFSQYQATLKASKEKQVLVEQIAAHTNQIFFRARGYYAFLSPYEYNELFLEKQKLEQSIASFKKLSLTSEEQVVVTSIEAFISNFFANTFPTAAGYAKAGQYESLRNFSSSGVNQEVNNLITYASTYQKKNDQVLLQENHELFEDVTRQSLWFILYILVVLLFAIYVTRRTTRDIGAPLERLSAEANRFSQGELPHFQDLHRIDEIGNLTRSLDYLIRQIQIKEETLMAQNEELQAQQDELMMQQEELQEALSKMEDNERYLQKRNRLIQSLANTLDKQELLHSIIRNIVEVMDADKGVIVLLNADKDVSSFGVSAQGIAQFLNGLEDGPLVRIRETKQPYVLKRESTEAERGYQDASSETSELYLPILQADLEVVACIVLSRIGRPLSDLEKQMAIGLAKQISLSLDKLAMHEETEKQRQMTQDMLDTIQEGVQLVRTDGVTLQVNRTFRELLGFPAHSVLQGMRLGEYFHHMESITQGHEPLVSYVNAVLFGSSEQRTHLIELTYPHVRYIQLYTEPLYRDQEKWGTLLVYRDITKEYEIDQMKSEFVSTVSHELRTPLASVLGFAELLLNKELKPERQHRYMTAIYQEAKRLTALINDFLDLQRMESGRQSYEEEQVAMEQLIREVFSLQRVQSPLHTFQLELLTDRTTIRGDKSKLHQMLMNLIGNAVKYSPNGGHVRVICRQEGSRLLVDVQDEGLGIPAESIPRLFTKFYRVDNSDRREIGGTGLGLSIVQEIVRVHQGEVAVASEEGIGSTFTVSLPFTDQSTPMDQEKLSPSLQTASMRTNGKIVVVEDDLNLLELLRDELMGSGFTVYPFSKATTALAAIQELRPDAIVLDLLLQDGEDGWAVIEGIRNNRELHAIPIIISSALEEKKKAFELGAQGYLIKPYHPDTLSKTILLAISNNESGQILIPE; encoded by the coding sequence ATGAGTGAACTCAGACAGATCCTCCGAAAAAGCATCACCCGGCGTTTTACCGCCATGATGTTTATGTTTCTGTCGATGTTGATCGCCGGCGCTGCCATTGTGCTGTACATGAACTACACGGCCTTTTCCCAGTACCAAGCGACGCTGAAAGCATCCAAGGAGAAGCAGGTGCTGGTCGAGCAAATCGCCGCCCACACCAATCAGATCTTTTTTCGCGCTCGCGGCTACTACGCCTTTTTGAGCCCATACGAATATAACGAGCTGTTTCTGGAGAAGCAAAAGCTGGAGCAGTCGATCGCTTCCTTTAAGAAGCTTTCGCTCACCTCGGAGGAGCAGGTCGTCGTCACCTCGATCGAGGCGTTCATCTCCAACTTCTTCGCGAATACATTTCCAACCGCAGCAGGTTACGCCAAAGCAGGACAGTACGAATCGCTCCGCAACTTTTCGTCCAGCGGTGTGAATCAGGAAGTAAACAATCTCATCACGTATGCATCTACCTACCAAAAGAAAAACGATCAGGTATTGCTGCAAGAAAACCACGAACTCTTTGAAGATGTGACGCGTCAGAGCCTGTGGTTCATCTTGTACATTCTGGTGGTGCTGCTCTTTGCCATCTATGTCACGAGGCGGACGACCCGCGATATCGGCGCTCCGCTCGAACGGCTTTCAGCAGAAGCCAACCGCTTTTCGCAGGGCGAGCTCCCCCACTTCCAGGATCTGCATCGCATTGATGAAATCGGCAATCTCACCCGCTCGCTCGATTATCTGATCCGGCAAATTCAGATCAAGGAAGAGACGCTGATGGCGCAAAACGAAGAGCTGCAAGCCCAGCAGGACGAGCTGATGATGCAGCAGGAAGAGCTGCAGGAAGCCCTTTCCAAAATGGAAGACAACGAGCGCTACCTGCAAAAGAGAAACCGGCTCATCCAATCTCTCGCCAATACGCTGGACAAGCAAGAATTGCTGCATAGCATCATCCGCAACATCGTCGAGGTCATGGATGCAGACAAAGGCGTCATCGTCTTGCTGAATGCGGACAAGGACGTTTCGAGCTTTGGCGTATCCGCGCAGGGAATCGCACAGTTTTTGAACGGACTGGAGGATGGCCCTCTCGTCCGGATCCGCGAGACCAAGCAGCCGTATGTATTGAAGCGGGAAAGCACGGAAGCCGAGCGCGGCTATCAGGATGCGTCCTCTGAAACAAGCGAGCTGTATTTGCCAATCTTGCAGGCTGATCTCGAAGTGGTCGCATGTATCGTCCTCTCCCGCATTGGCCGCCCCCTCTCCGATTTGGAAAAACAGATGGCAATCGGGCTTGCCAAGCAAATCTCCTTGTCTTTGGACAAGCTGGCCATGCATGAGGAAACCGAAAAACAGCGCCAAATGACACAGGACATGCTCGATACCATCCAGGAGGGCGTACAGCTGGTCCGTACAGACGGCGTGACTCTGCAGGTGAACCGCACGTTCCGAGAGCTGCTCGGCTTCCCTGCCCATTCCGTTTTGCAAGGAATGCGTCTGGGCGAGTATTTTCATCACATGGAATCCATCACGCAAGGTCACGAGCCGCTCGTGTCTTATGTAAATGCGGTACTCTTTGGCAGCTCCGAACAGAGAACCCATCTGATCGAGCTCACCTATCCGCATGTCCGTTATATCCAGCTGTATACGGAGCCACTGTATCGGGACCAGGAAAAATGGGGCACCTTGCTCGTCTACCGCGATATTACCAAGGAATATGAGATCGACCAGATGAAGTCCGAGTTTGTCAGTACGGTCAGCCATGAGCTGCGGACTCCGCTCGCCAGCGTGCTCGGTTTTGCCGAGCTTTTGCTGAACAAGGAACTAAAGCCGGAACGCCAGCACCGCTACATGACCGCCATTTATCAGGAAGCCAAGAGACTGACTGCTCTGATCAATGATTTTCTCGACCTCCAGCGGATGGAATCCGGACGACAATCCTACGAAGAAGAACAGGTTGCGATGGAGCAGCTCATTCGTGAGGTATTCTCCCTGCAGCGGGTACAATCTCCCCTGCACACGTTCCAGCTGGAGCTTTTGACTGATCGAACGACGATCCGTGGAGACAAGAGCAAGCTGCATCAAATGCTGATGAACTTGATAGGCAATGCCGTAAAATACTCTCCAAATGGCGGGCATGTCCGCGTCATCTGTCGTCAGGAGGGCTCTCGCCTGCTCGTAGACGTTCAGGATGAAGGACTGGGGATTCCGGCCGAGTCCATCCCCAGACTGTTCACCAAATTTTATCGTGTCGACAACTCCGATCGACGGGAGATCGGCGGGACGGGGTTGGGCCTTTCGATCGTTCAGGAAATTGTTCGTGTCCATCAAGGAGAAGTCGCCGTTGCATCCGAAGAAGGGATCGGCAGCACGTTTACCGTTTCGCTCCCGTTCACAGACCAATCGACCCCCATGGATCAGGAGAAGCTGTCCCCTTCTCTCCAGACCGCATCCATGAGAACGAATGGAAAGATTGTCGTCGTGGAAGATGATCTGAACCTGCTGGAGCTGCTGCGGGATGAGCTGATGGGTTCTGGCTTTACCGTCTATCCGTTTTCCAAAGCGACGACCGCACTTGCGGCAATCCAGGAGCTTCGTCCGGATGCCATCGTATTGGATCTGCTGCTGCAGGATGGCGAAGACGGCTGGGCGGTCATAGAGGGGATCCGAAACAACCGGGAGCTGCATGCGATTCCGATCATCATCTCCAGTGCGCTGGAGGAAAAGAAAAAGGCGTTTGAACTGGGTGCCCAAGGCTATCTCATCAAGCCCTATCACCCGGACACCCTCTCCAAGACTATCCTCCTCGCAATATCCAACAACGAATCCGGGCAGATCCTGATTCCGGAATAA
- a CDS encoding cold-shock protein → MYFSKKAVVPVEEEETDVWMCSNDGCTCWMRDNFSFDESPNCPFCRSQMVKETKMLPVLTNHSKRNS, encoded by the coding sequence GTGTATTTCTCTAAGAAAGCAGTGGTTCCGGTCGAAGAAGAGGAGACAGACGTGTGGATGTGTAGCAATGACGGCTGTACGTGCTGGATGAGAGATAACTTTTCCTTTGACGAAAGCCCAAACTGCCCATTCTGTCGGTCACAAATGGTCAAAGAAACGAAAATGCTGCCCGTTCTGACCAATCACAGCAAACGCAATTCTTGA